Proteins encoded together in one Flavobacteriales bacterium window:
- a CDS encoding gliding motility-associated C-terminal domain-containing protein, translating into MMLPTLRIWLFPAIASALIGAPAALAQVPAQCLEIESILVDACIDLAQCPGASEGQNEMVRFRTGPQPIALSELEADWPNNSWNGLVQDAMTAALTDSLNAAIQGCGWLLEPPAGVIPPGSQVLMVTSTMMCTAANSFANLSDTLYIVFQAPGNTSGHFANHNNGAAISPTPVGAESLRTLILIYLPTGCADTAVYDRAQLVNVFGTYGGASAENDGATAQFSWPGTPTVTYVNYGCQAPFEPTLVSVIDVDGSICNGAGNVQLVGSVSGTDVVSVLWQGGTGSFDDPTSLTTNYTAGAGDVGPVVVQLCAFGACGLPICIDYTLPGGAAPLVTIAADGPTALCPGQSVMLTANGADSYSWSTSEVTASITVSAPGTYSVEGTNACGTGDAQVEVTQAAGPTVSITPNGPTALCPGQSVVLTASGADTYLWSTTEVTAAITVSAPGTYSVQGTNACGTGSAQIEVTQSAGPTVIITPDGPTDICPGQSVVLTASGADNYAWSTTEVTASITVSAPGTYSVQGSNACGTGSAQIEVTQAAGPTVIVTPDGPTDVCPGQSVVLTASGADTYSWSTQEVTESITVNQAGTYSVTGTNSCGTGSAQITVNVIVVSASFTAVPAFGDPPLDVSFTNSSSPANGAMSWQFGDGGTSADFEPTHTYLDDGSYTVTLTVSAQGCVATASAIVVVGEGDIVPSMVEVPNVFTPNGDGVNDQFRLDAIGIERIEVFIFNRYGQEVARLQRAKQAWDGRTFGGEPCSEGTYFWVLEATGFDGVEHSMKGSLTLLR; encoded by the coding sequence ATGATGCTCCCGACCCTACGGATCTGGCTGTTCCCTGCGATCGCCTCAGCGCTCATCGGCGCCCCTGCCGCGTTGGCTCAGGTCCCCGCGCAATGCCTCGAGATCGAGAGCATCCTGGTGGATGCCTGCATCGACCTGGCCCAATGCCCCGGCGCTTCCGAAGGTCAGAACGAGATGGTGCGCTTCCGCACTGGGCCGCAGCCCATCGCCTTGAGTGAGCTGGAAGCCGATTGGCCCAACAACAGTTGGAACGGGCTCGTGCAGGACGCCATGACCGCGGCCCTCACCGATTCGCTGAACGCCGCCATCCAAGGTTGCGGCTGGTTGCTGGAGCCGCCGGCTGGCGTGATTCCCCCGGGCAGCCAGGTGCTCATGGTCACCAGCACGATGATGTGCACCGCTGCGAACTCCTTCGCGAACCTGAGCGATACGCTCTACATCGTGTTCCAAGCGCCGGGCAACACCAGCGGCCATTTCGCCAACCACAACAACGGGGCGGCCATCAGCCCAACGCCCGTGGGCGCCGAGAGCCTTCGCACCCTGATCCTCATTTACCTGCCCACCGGCTGCGCCGATACGGCCGTCTACGATCGCGCTCAGCTCGTGAACGTTTTCGGCACCTACGGCGGCGCGAGCGCGGAGAACGATGGGGCCACCGCGCAATTCAGTTGGCCAGGCACCCCCACGGTGACCTATGTGAACTACGGCTGCCAGGCGCCTTTCGAGCCTACGCTGGTGAGCGTGATCGATGTGGATGGGAGCATCTGCAACGGAGCAGGCAATGTGCAGCTGGTGGGGAGTGTTTCGGGCACCGATGTGGTGAGCGTGCTCTGGCAGGGCGGCACAGGCAGCTTCGATGACCCAACCTCGCTCACCACGAATTACACTGCTGGCGCAGGCGATGTCGGGCCTGTCGTGGTGCAGCTCTGCGCGTTCGGCGCCTGCGGCTTGCCCATCTGCATCGATTACACCCTGCCCGGCGGTGCGGCTCCGCTAGTGACGATCGCTGCAGATGGCCCAACGGCGCTTTGCCCCGGGCAGAGCGTCATGCTCACGGCGAATGGTGCCGACAGCTACTCATGGAGCACGAGCGAGGTCACGGCATCCATCACGGTTTCGGCGCCCGGCACCTACAGCGTGGAAGGAACCAATGCATGCGGAACAGGTGACGCGCAGGTCGAAGTGACGCAGGCGGCCGGCCCAACCGTCTCCATCACTCCGAATGGCCCCACAGCGCTTTGCCCCGGGCAGAGCGTGGTGCTCACGGCGAGCGGCGCCGACACGTACCTGTGGAGCACGACCGAGGTCACCGCTGCCATCACGGTCTCAGCGCCCGGCACCTACAGCGTGCAAGGCACCAACGCTTGCGGCACGGGCAGCGCGCAGATCGAGGTGACCCAATCGGCTGGACCGACGGTGATCATCACGCCGGATGGGCCAACGGACATCTGCCCCGGGCAGAGCGTGGTGCTCACCGCGAGCGGAGCAGACAACTATGCATGGAGCACGACGGAAGTCACGGCATCCATCACGGTTTCGGCGCCGGGCACGTACAGCGTGCAAGGCTCCAACGCCTGCGGGACCGGCAGCGCGCAGATCGAGGTGACCCAAGCCGCCGGGCCAACAGTGATCGTCACGCCGGATGGGCCAACGGACGTCTGCCCCGGCCAGAGCGTGGTGCTCACAGCGAGCGGTGCCGATACCTATTCATGGAGCACGCAGGAGGTCACGGAATCCATCACCGTGAACCAGGCCGGGACCTATTCCGTGACCGGAACGAACAGCTGCGGCACCGGCTCCGCGCAGATCACCGTGAATGTGATCGTGGTCAGCGCGTCGTTCACTGCCGTTCCTGCCTTCGGTGATCCACCCCTCGATGTGAGCTTCACGAATTCGAGTTCGCCCGCCAACGGCGCGATGTCCTGGCAATTCGGTGATGGAGGCACCAGCGCTGATTTCGAACCGACGCATACCTACTTGGATGATGGCTCCTATACTGTAACGCTCACGGTATCTGCGCAGGGCTGCGTGGCCACTGCCTCCGCCATCGTGGTGGTGGGCGAGGGCGACATCGTACCGAGCATGGTGGAAGTGCCGAACGTATTCACGCCTAATGGCGATGGCGTGAACGATCAGTTCCGCTTGGACGCCATCGGCATCGAGCGCATCGAGGTCTTCATCTTCAACCGCTACGGGCAGGAGGTGGCTCGATTGCAGCGCGCCAAGCAAGCGTGGGATGGCCGCACTTTCGGGGGAGAGCCATGCAGTGAGGGCACCTATTTCTGGGTGCTCGAGGCCACCGGCTTTGACGGCGTGGAGCACAGCATGAAGGGTAGCCTCACGTTGCTGCGCTGA